ATAATCCATTGTTTGGAAAGAAGTTACCGTAATTTATCGAGTACTGGTAAGGAGGAGTTCCGCCTACTGAATTCATTTGAACTTCTCCATTAACTGCGCCTGTACAAAGCACATTCCGAATACTATTTAGTGTTAAATCAAGTACTGGAGGCTCTGTAATTGCAGTTGTGATGGTAGTTGAGCAGCCATGACTATCTAATACATAAATAGATAGATTTCCCGGTTGGATATTGGAAAAAGTTGTATCTGCTGCTAAATTAGTAGAATCTACTCCAAGAAGATATGGGGGAGTTCCGCCGGAAACAATTACAGTAGCTTTACCGTCATTTGCACCATTACAAGAAACCATTGCTACAGAATCAAAACGAGCAACGAGTTGATTGGGTTGAGTTAAGGTAAATGGCAATGAAAATTGACAACCTTTTTGATCGATTATCAAGACGGTATCACTTCCTGCTGATAGGTTTTGGAAAAATCCGGTTGTATTTGTGTTGCCATGATAGATATATTGGAATGCTCCAGATCCCCCCAAAGCAGATACATAAATATTTCCATTTGATAATCCAAAACAAGTTGGATTACTTAACGAATCCACTTGTGCTGTAATTCCTTGGGGTTCGGTTATTGTAAATGTTGCTTGCGATTGGCAACCAATTGAATCCCGTACATATACAATACTGTTTCCAGCCGGTATTCCTGTAAATATTCCCGTTGTATTTTGATACGTAACTCCATCCAAAGAATAGGTATATGGGGGTATCCCGCCTGATGCAGAGGTAGTTATACTTCCATCATTGCTTCCAAAACAGGTTGGATTTGTTTGGTTTGTTATCGAAAGTATCGGAGGAGTTCCAATTGAAACGGTGGTCGTATTCACCAAACTCGTACAGCCGCTCACAACACTATAAACACTGTAAACACCGGAGGCCGATGCCGTAGCATTACTGATACTCGGATTCTGTAACACAGAAGTAAAACCATTCGGACCCGTCCAACTATAACTTGCACCCGCTACCGTAGTAGCCGTCATATTCAACGTATTACCCGCACATACAGGACTGTTACTGCCGGACGTAGGACTTGCAGGAATAGCATTGACAACAACGGTGGTCGTATTCACCAAACTTGTACAGCCACTCACAACACTATAAACACTGTAAACACCGGAGGCCGATGCCGTAGCATTACTGATACTCGGATTCTGCAACACAGAAGTAAAACCATTAGGACCCGTCCAACTATAACTCGCACCCGCTACCGTAGTAGCCGTCATATTCAACGTACTGCCCGCGCATACAGGACTGTTACTGCCGGACGTAGGACTTGCAGG
This genomic window from Bacteroidia bacterium contains:
- a CDS encoding gliding motility-associated C-terminal domain-containing protein — protein: LNMTATTVAGASYSWTGPNGFTSVLQNPSISNVTVSASGVYSVYSIVSGCTSLVNTTTVVVNAIPASPTAGSNSPVCAGSTLNMTATTVAGASYSWTGPNGFTSVLQNPSISNATVAASGVYSVYSVVSGCTSLVNTTTVVVNAIPASPTSGSNSPVCAGSTLNMTATTVAGASYSWTGPNGFTSVLQNPSISNATASASGVYSVYSVVSGCTSLVNTTTVVVNAIPASPTSGSNSPVCAGNTLNMTATTVAGASYSWTGPNGFTSVLQNPSISNATASASGVYSVYSVVSGCTSLVNTTTVSIGTPPILSITNQTNPTCFGSNDGSITTSASGGIPPYTYSLDGVTYQNTTGIFTGIPAGNSIVYVRDSIGCQSQATFTITEPQGITAQVDSLSNPTCFGLSNGNIYVSALGGSGAFQYIYHGNTNTTGFFQNLSAGSDTVLIIDQKGCQFSLPFTLTQPNQLVARFDSVAMVSCNGANDGKATVIVSGGTPPYLLGVDSTNLAADTTFSNIQPGNLSIYVLDSHGCSTTITTAITEPPVLDLTLNSIRNVLCTGAVNGEVQMNSVGGTPPYQYSINYGNFFPNNGLYTDLDTGSYVVQVKDKNGCLDSISFSITQPAALEATIALLPASCRENNGVATLTTLGGTPPYRYIWQGNAATTSTANDYSAGNYTVQVLDSNNCSITIPFEIERINPPTAQFSTNTNIGVIEGYTEFPIENAVLTTTNESVGDSLLYFWDFGDGNTATDENPTHRYSQVGDYQVTLQVMDYRGCTDTIVKSRIHVVSFRTQNVFTPNGDGVNDTWLPITASDIVEMTIVVSDRWGNTVFESNSMTNPWKGDLNGNPIPTGVYYFNIKYKTEKGVEVKRSGSVTLLR